In Pseudomonas sp. DNDY-54, a genomic segment contains:
- the acnB gene encoding bifunctional aconitate hydratase 2/2-methylisocitrate dehydratase: MLEAYRKHVEERAAQGVVPQPLNAEQTAGLVDLLKNPPAGEEQFLLDLITNRVPAGVDEAAYVKAGFLAAIAKGEATSPLISKQHAVELLGTMQGGYNIVTLVDLLDDAELSDTTAKQLKHTLLMFDAFHDVAEKAKAGNENAKAVLQSWAEGEWFKNRAPVAEKVTLTVFKVTGETNTDDLSPAPDAWSRPDIPLHALAMLKMARDGINPDVPGSVGPLKQMEALTTKGFPIAYVGDVVGTGSSRKSATNSVLWFFGDDIPNVPNKRAGGFCFGTKIAPIFYNTMEDAGALPIEFDCSDLAMGNVIDVYPYKGEVRRHGSDELVTTFQLKTDVLLDEVRAGGRIPLIIGRGLTEKARAELGMGPTDLFKKPEAPAESNKGFTLAQKMVGRACGLPEGKGVRPGTYCEPKMTTVGSQDTTGPMTRDELKDLACLGFSADLVMQSFCHTAAYPKPIDVTTHHTLPDFIMTRGGVSLRPGDGIIHSWLNRMLLPDTVGTGGDSHTRFPMGISFPAGSGLVAFAAATGVMPLDMPESVLVRFKGKMQPGITLRDLVHAIPYYAIQKGLLTVEKKGKKNIFSGRILEIEGLNDLTVEQAFELSDASAERSAAGCTIKLPETAIAEYLQSNITLLRWMISEGYGDARTLERRAQAMEAWLAKPELLTADADAEYAEVIEIDLSEVTEPVLCAPNDPDDARLLSSVQGEKIDEVFIGSCMTNIGHFRAAGKLLDKVEGSLPTRLWLSPPTKMDQHQLTEEGYYGIYGRAGARLEMPGCSLCMGNQARVETGSTVVSTSTRNFPNRLGDATNVYLASAELAAVASILGRLPTVEEYMVYAAQIDTMAADVYRYLSFDQIAEFRESAAKAKIDVVAV, encoded by the coding sequence GTGCTTGAAGCCTATCGCAAACACGTAGAAGAGCGTGCCGCCCAGGGCGTCGTGCCCCAACCGCTCAACGCCGAACAGACCGCTGGCCTGGTCGACCTCTTGAAGAACCCGCCAGCCGGCGAAGAACAATTTCTCCTTGATCTGATCACCAACCGCGTTCCCGCGGGCGTGGACGAGGCCGCTTATGTCAAGGCTGGCTTCCTCGCCGCTATCGCCAAAGGCGAAGCCACCTCGCCGTTGATCAGCAAGCAGCATGCTGTCGAGCTGCTGGGTACCATGCAAGGCGGTTACAACATCGTCACGCTGGTCGATCTTCTTGATGATGCCGAACTCTCCGACACCACCGCAAAGCAGCTGAAGCACACCCTGCTGATGTTCGATGCGTTCCATGACGTCGCCGAGAAAGCCAAGGCTGGTAACGAGAACGCCAAGGCCGTCCTCCAGTCCTGGGCGGAAGGCGAGTGGTTCAAGAACCGCGCCCCGGTTGCCGAGAAAGTAACGCTGACCGTCTTTAAGGTCACTGGCGAAACCAACACCGACGACCTGTCTCCAGCGCCTGACGCCTGGTCGCGTCCGGACATCCCACTGCACGCCCTGGCCATGCTGAAAATGGCGCGCGACGGCATCAACCCAGACGTTCCAGGCTCGGTTGGCCCGCTCAAGCAGATGGAAGCGCTGACGACCAAAGGTTTCCCGATCGCCTATGTGGGCGATGTGGTCGGCACCGGCTCCTCGCGTAAATCCGCCACCAACTCGGTGCTGTGGTTCTTCGGTGACGATATCCCCAATGTGCCGAACAAGCGGGCCGGTGGTTTCTGCTTCGGCACCAAGATCGCACCGATTTTCTACAACACCATGGAAGACGCCGGCGCCCTGCCGATCGAGTTCGATTGCTCCGATCTGGCCATGGGCAACGTCATCGACGTCTATCCTTACAAGGGTGAAGTCCGTCGCCACGGCAGCGATGAATTGGTCACCACTTTCCAGCTGAAGACCGATGTCCTGCTCGACGAAGTTCGCGCTGGCGGTCGTATCCCGCTGATCATTGGTCGCGGCCTGACCGAAAAAGCGCGTGCCGAGCTGGGCATGGGCCCAACTGACCTGTTCAAGAAGCCCGAAGCCCCTGCCGAGAGCAACAAAGGCTTCACGCTCGCTCAGAAGATGGTCGGTCGCGCCTGCGGTCTGCCGGAAGGCAAAGGCGTCCGTCCGGGCACCTACTGCGAACCGAAGATGACCACCGTCGGCTCCCAGGACACCACTGGCCCAATGACGCGTGACGAGCTGAAGGACCTGGCTTGCCTGGGCTTCTCGGCCGATCTGGTCATGCAGTCCTTCTGCCATACCGCGGCTTATCCGAAGCCGATCGACGTCACTACGCATCACACCCTGCCGGACTTCATCATGACTCGCGGCGGTGTTTCCCTGCGTCCGGGTGACGGCATCATCCACAGCTGGCTGAACCGCATGCTGCTGCCGGATACCGTCGGTACCGGCGGTGACTCGCACACCCGCTTCCCGATGGGCATCTCCTTCCCGGCCGGTTCCGGCCTGGTCGCCTTCGCTGCAGCCACAGGTGTTATGCCGCTGGACATGCCGGAGTCGGTACTGGTTCGCTTCAAAGGTAAGATGCAGCCTGGCATCACCCTGCGCGACCTGGTTCATGCGATCCCCTATTACGCCATTCAGAAAGGCCTGCTGACCGTCGAGAAGAAGGGCAAGAAGAACATCTTCTCTGGCCGTATTCTCGAGATCGAAGGCCTGAACGATCTGACGGTCGAGCAAGCGTTCGAACTGTCCGACGCCTCTGCTGAGCGTTCAGCTGCAGGTTGCACCATCAAGCTCCCGGAAACAGCTATCGCTGAATACCTGCAGTCGAACATCACTCTGCTGCGCTGGATGATCAGCGAAGGCTACGGCGATGCCCGTACCCTTGAGCGTCGCGCTCAGGCCATGGAAGCCTGGTTGGCCAAGCCGGAACTGCTGACTGCCGATGCTGACGCCGAATACGCTGAAGTTATCGAAATCGATCTATCCGAAGTCACTGAGCCGGTTCTGTGCGCACCGAATGACCCGGACGATGCTCGTCTTCTCTCCAGCGTCCAGGGCGAAAAAATCGACGAAGTGTTCATCGGTTCATGCATGACTAACATCGGTCACTTCCGTGCGGCCGGTAAGCTGCTGGATAAAGTCGAAGGTTCGCTGCCGACACGCCTGTGGCTGTCACCGCCGACCAAGATGGACCAGCATCAGCTGACCGAGGAAGGCTACTACGGTATCTACGGTCGAGCTGGCGCGCGGCTGGAAATGCCAGGCTGCTCGCTGTGCATGGGCAACCAGGCTCGGGTAGAGACCGGCTCGACAGTGGTCTCCACCTCGACTCGTAACTTCCCGAACCGCCTGGGCGACGCCACTAACGTGTACCTGGCCTCTGCCGAGCTGGCCGCGGTCGCCTCGATTCTGGGTCGCCTGCCGACCGTTGAGGAGTACATGGTCTACGCGGCTCAGATCGACACAATGGCGGCTGATGTCTATCGCTACCTGAGCTTCGACCAGATTGCTGAGTTCCGCGAGTCTGCGGCCAAGGCCAAGATCGATGTCGTTGCTGTTTGA
- a CDS encoding mechanosensitive ion channel family protein, translating into MELDPWSQSLFGAMSALWAPIAAFIPRLFGALLVVVIGFMVAKLLDTLLSKLLAKVGLDRLVAGTGVTKLLGRASIRVPVSVLIGKIVYWFVLLIFLVSAAESLGLARVSATLDMLALYVPKVFGAALILLIGVLLAQLVNGLIRGAAEGVGLEYASGLGRIAQGLVIIIVISVAIGQLEVKTELLNYVIAIALISVGLAVALALGLGSRELVSQILAGIYVRELYEVGQRVRVEGLQLEGEIEEIGTAKTLLLTDEGELVSIANRVLLEQRVGSR; encoded by the coding sequence ATGGAACTCGATCCCTGGAGCCAGAGTTTGTTCGGTGCGATGAGTGCACTGTGGGCGCCTATAGCAGCCTTCATACCGCGGCTGTTCGGCGCACTGCTGGTTGTCGTGATAGGCTTCATGGTCGCTAAGCTGCTGGACACGCTTCTATCCAAGCTATTGGCCAAGGTGGGTCTGGATCGGCTGGTAGCCGGTACAGGCGTTACCAAGCTGCTCGGACGTGCCAGCATTCGCGTACCGGTATCCGTCCTGATCGGCAAGATCGTCTATTGGTTCGTGCTGCTGATCTTTCTGGTGTCGGCTGCCGAGTCATTGGGCCTTGCTCGCGTTTCCGCAACGCTAGATATGCTCGCGTTGTATGTGCCGAAGGTGTTTGGGGCAGCGCTGATTTTGTTAATCGGCGTGCTGTTGGCCCAGCTGGTCAACGGTCTTATCCGGGGTGCCGCTGAAGGCGTGGGTCTTGAGTATGCGAGCGGACTTGGGCGTATCGCTCAAGGTCTAGTGATCATCATCGTTATTTCGGTTGCGATCGGTCAGCTGGAGGTCAAGACCGAGCTGCTCAATTACGTAATTGCGATAGCGCTTATATCCGTCGGGCTGGCGGTTGCGTTGGCGTTGGGGCTCGGTAGCCGCGAGCTGGTGAGTCAGATTCTGGCGGGCATTTACGTGCGTGAGCTCTACGAAGTAGGCCAGCGAGTACGTGTCGAAGGGCTACAGCTGGAAGGTGAGATAGAAGAGATTGGCACCGCTAAAACGTTGCTGCTAACCGACGAGGGTGAATTGGTCTCGATTGCCAATCGAGTTCTGCTGGAACAGCGCGTGGGCAGCCGTTAG
- a CDS encoding OmpA family protein, translated as MKLKNTLGVVISSLVAATSMSALAQGQGAVEVEAFGKHYFSDSSRGFEDEGELYGAGVSYFLTDDVSLGLSYGEYHDVTSDEPVEGGGHKNIKGNLTSLDAAYHFGQPGVGLRPYVSAGMAHQSIGQAARSGRDHSTFANIGAGLKYYFTENFFAKASVDGMHNIDAGDSEWMAGVGVGLNFGGGAQQQVAQVEPTPEPAPAPIVDNEPEPEPELVRVELDVKFDFDKARVREESYSDIKNLADFMQQYPQTSTTVEGHTDSVGTDQYNQRLSERRAQAVREVLVNQYGVESQRVDSVGYGETRPVADNSTEEGRQINRRVEAEVEAQVQ; from the coding sequence ATGAAACTTAAAAACACTTTGGGCGTTGTAATAAGCTCTTTGGTTGCAGCTACTTCTATGAGCGCGCTCGCCCAGGGCCAAGGCGCTGTTGAAGTAGAGGCATTTGGCAAGCATTACTTTTCGGATAGCTCCCGTGGCTTCGAAGACGAAGGCGAGCTTTATGGCGCTGGCGTCAGCTATTTCCTCACCGACGACGTTTCCCTGGGCCTGTCCTATGGTGAGTACCATGACGTCACTTCGGACGAGCCTGTAGAGGGCGGCGGCCACAAGAACATCAAAGGCAACCTGACTTCCCTGGATGCGGCTTACCATTTCGGCCAGCCGGGTGTAGGCCTGCGTCCTTACGTATCGGCTGGTATGGCTCACCAGAGCATCGGCCAAGCTGCACGTAGCGGTCGCGACCACAGCACCTTTGCAAACATCGGTGCGGGTCTGAAGTATTACTTCACCGAGAACTTCTTTGCCAAAGCCAGCGTCGACGGCATGCATAACATCGATGCGGGCGACAGCGAGTGGATGGCGGGCGTGGGTGTGGGTCTGAACTTCGGCGGTGGCGCCCAGCAACAGGTTGCCCAAGTCGAGCCGACTCCTGAGCCAGCACCGGCTCCAATCGTCGACAACGAGCCTGAGCCTGAGCCTGAGTTGGTCCGCGTTGAGCTCGATGTGAAATTCGATTTCGACAAGGCACGTGTCCGCGAAGAGAGCTACAGCGACATCAAAAACCTCGCTGACTTCATGCAGCAGTATCCGCAGACCAGCACAACCGTAGAAGGTCACACTGACTCCGTCGGCACTGACCAATACAACCAGCGTCTTTCCGAGCGTCGCGCTCAGGCTGTTCGCGAAGTGCTGGTGAACCAGTACGGCGTCGAAAGCCAGCGCGTCGATTCGGTCGGTTATGGCGAAACCCGTCCTGTGGCTGACAACAGCACCGAGGAAGGTCGTCAGATCAACCGCCGTGTAGAGGCAGAGGTCGAAGCACAGGTTCAGTAA
- a CDS encoding tRNA-(ms[2]io[6]A)-hydroxylase — protein sequence MLSELNEFLGCATPFAWVETALQNQDVMLVDHGNCEKKAAGAAFQLMFRYVDKPDLQNKMSRLAREELRHFEQVLSIIRKREIGLRNIGSSRYAAGLRELVRNHEPYRLTDTLVVGAFIEARSCERFAMLVPHLDDELGKFYSGLLKSEARHFQDYLKLAYLYGEAADIDATVIRVRERERELIESPDSEFRFHSGIPNAA from the coding sequence ATGCTTTCCGAATTGAATGAATTCCTCGGCTGCGCGACTCCTTTCGCGTGGGTCGAGACCGCGCTGCAAAATCAGGACGTGATGCTCGTTGATCACGGTAATTGTGAGAAAAAAGCGGCCGGTGCAGCCTTTCAGCTGATGTTTCGCTATGTCGATAAGCCCGATCTGCAAAACAAAATGTCGCGCTTGGCCAGAGAGGAACTTCGTCATTTCGAGCAGGTGCTGTCGATTATCCGCAAGCGCGAGATAGGGCTGCGGAACATCGGGTCATCCCGCTATGCAGCCGGTCTGCGCGAGCTGGTGCGCAACCATGAGCCGTACCGACTCACGGACACGTTGGTTGTTGGCGCTTTTATCGAGGCGCGCTCCTGCGAGCGTTTTGCCATGCTGGTACCGCACTTGGACGATGAGCTAGGCAAGTTCTATAGCGGATTGCTCAAGTCCGAAGCGAGGCATTTCCAGGATTATCTGAAACTGGCGTACCTATACGGGGAAGCAGCAGATATCGATGCCACCGTCATTCGCGTTCGTGAGCGCGAGCGCGAATTAATCGAAAGCCCTGACAGTGAGTTTCGCTTTCACAGTGGCATTCCGAACGCGGCCTGA
- a CDS encoding peptidylprolyl isomerase: protein MIKLHTNHGVITVKLFEDKAPETTANFKEYVKSGHYDGTIFHRVISNFMIQGGGFESGMKQKATRGQIKNEANNGLSNKVGTLAMARTMEPHSASAQFFINVKDNDFLDHTAPTVQGWGYAVFGEVVEGMDVVEKIKGVPTTMKSGHQDVPVEDVVIEKAEIIE, encoded by the coding sequence ATGATCAAGTTGCATACCAATCACGGCGTCATCACCGTCAAGCTGTTCGAAGACAAAGCACCCGAAACCACCGCCAACTTCAAGGAATATGTAAAAAGCGGTCACTACGACGGCACCATCTTTCACCGCGTGATCAGCAACTTCATGATCCAGGGCGGCGGTTTTGAGTCGGGTATGAAGCAGAAAGCCACCCGTGGCCAGATCAAGAACGAAGCCAACAACGGCCTCTCCAACAAGGTCGGCACCTTGGCAATGGCACGTACGATGGAGCCACATTCGGCATCCGCGCAGTTCTTCATCAACGTAAAAGACAACGATTTCCTCGATCACACTGCACCGACCGTTCAAGGCTGGGGCTACGCCGTATTTGGCGAAGTCGTTGAGGGCATGGATGTCGTCGAGAAGATCAAAGGCGTGCCGACTACCATGAAGTCCGGTCACCAGGACGTTCCGGTAGAGGACGTAGTGATCGAAAAAGCCGAGATCATCGAGTAA
- a CDS encoding zinc transporter ZntB, whose product MASDDIGSSGLLHALVLDGKGGARKVNFADIPALELAEAESVWLHWDRSQTQAQAWLRKRSGLSEFVCDVLLEENTRPRLLALPADELLLFLRGVNLNPNAEPEDMVSLRVFADARRVISLRLRPLRSTEVVLQQLEAGVGPKTSSEVLLSLADALTNRVDDLVAVLTEKLDEEEDRLETDERYTPPQDKLLSLRRQAASLRRFLLPQRDIYAQLTRNRLPWFVDDDTDYWNELNNRLIRYLEELELVRERVNLVLEAEERRMRERMNRTMYLLGIITGFFLPMSFLTGLLGINVGGIPGSEHPYGFAIACGLIAAVACFQWWIFRRLKWV is encoded by the coding sequence ATGGCCTCTGACGATATCGGCTCTTCGGGGCTGTTGCATGCGCTGGTTCTGGACGGTAAGGGTGGCGCTCGCAAGGTTAATTTTGCGGATATCCCGGCGTTGGAACTTGCCGAGGCGGAAAGCGTGTGGCTTCACTGGGACCGCAGCCAAACGCAAGCCCAAGCTTGGTTGCGCAAGAGAAGCGGCCTGAGTGAATTCGTCTGTGACGTGCTACTGGAAGAAAATACCCGGCCACGCTTGCTGGCGCTTCCGGCCGACGAGCTTTTGCTGTTCCTGCGTGGCGTAAATTTGAACCCCAACGCCGAGCCTGAGGATATGGTTTCGCTGAGGGTTTTCGCCGATGCCCGGCGGGTCATCTCGCTTCGCCTGCGCCCGTTGCGATCAACCGAAGTGGTGCTGCAGCAACTGGAGGCGGGTGTCGGTCCGAAGACCTCATCCGAGGTATTACTCAGTCTGGCGGATGCGTTAACCAACCGTGTGGACGATCTGGTTGCCGTCCTGACCGAGAAACTGGATGAGGAAGAGGATCGCCTCGAAACCGACGAGCGATATACGCCGCCCCAGGACAAACTGCTATCGCTTCGTCGTCAAGCTGCGAGTCTGCGCCGTTTTTTGCTGCCGCAGCGTGACATCTATGCACAGCTGACGCGAAATCGCTTGCCGTGGTTCGTCGATGACGACACCGATTACTGGAATGAGCTAAATAACCGGCTGATCCGCTATCTCGAGGAGTTGGAGTTGGTACGTGAGCGGGTCAACCTGGTGCTCGAAGCGGAAGAGCGGCGGATGCGCGAGCGGATGAACAGAACCATGTACCTGCTGGGCATCATCACGGGTTTCTTTTTGCCGATGAGCTTTCTGACAGGGCTGCTTGGCATCAATGTGGGCGGTATCCCCGGGTCCGAACACCCGTACGGTTTTGCTATCGCCTGTGGTCTCATTGCTGCAGTGGCGTGTTTTCAGTGGTGGATCTTCCGTCGACTGAAATGGGTGTGA
- a CDS encoding CrfX protein translates to MGDPFEESLRDMLNAQSSHDDDACLDRVLKTANRQVGAGDLFGLMGHWLHALQIAVSSGAPHTSVVTRRRSSLNASFDKAD, encoded by the coding sequence ATGGGCGATCCCTTTGAAGAGTCCCTGCGGGACATGCTCAACGCGCAGTCGTCGCATGATGACGATGCGTGTCTTGACCGCGTACTGAAGACCGCAAACCGGCAGGTAGGCGCAGGCGATTTGTTTGGTCTGATGGGGCATTGGCTGCACGCCTTGCAGATTGCTGTCAGTAGTGGCGCACCGCATACGTCAGTTGTCACGCGACGCCGCTCCTCTCTCAACGCTTCATTTGATAAGGCTGATTGA
- a CDS encoding DUF1289 domain-containing protein: MSIQRIKTPCVGLCSTVYGDLVCRGCKRFHHEVVRWNGYNEESKRAVWHRLEVLLAQVMAAKLEVFDASLLRRQLESRQIRFVVEQSPYCWAYQLIARGARVIQQLDAYGVVLLPEFRDWALPELRDAIDREFFLLSEAHYQRYIAPGSFDEIGG, encoded by the coding sequence ATGTCCATTCAGCGAATCAAAACCCCTTGTGTGGGGCTCTGTTCCACCGTTTACGGTGATCTCGTCTGCCGTGGCTGCAAACGGTTTCACCATGAAGTCGTGCGCTGGAATGGATATAACGAGGAGAGCAAGCGTGCCGTCTGGCACCGGTTGGAGGTGTTGCTCGCTCAGGTAATGGCGGCGAAGCTGGAGGTGTTCGACGCGAGTCTGTTGCGTCGTCAGCTGGAGAGCCGGCAGATTCGGTTTGTCGTGGAGCAATCGCCTTACTGCTGGGCTTATCAGTTGATCGCGAGGGGCGCGCGCGTAATTCAGCAGCTGGACGCGTACGGCGTGGTCCTTCTGCCGGAGTTCCGTGACTGGGCCTTGCCTGAGCTGCGGGATGCGATCGATCGAGAATTCTTTCTGCTATCCGAAGCTCATTATCAGCGGTACATCGCTCCAGGGTCTTTCGACGAGATCGGCGGATAG
- the sigX gene encoding RNA polymerase sigma factor SigX: MSYDPRQLSDEELVHRAHSELFHITRAYEELMRRYQRTLFNVCARYLGNDRDADDVCQEVMLKVLYGLKNFEGKSKFKTWLYSITYNECITQYRKERRKRRLLDALSLDPVDEASDEKTPVIEEKPGLDKWLVHVNQIDREILVLRFVAELEFQEIADIMHMGLSATKMRYKRALDKLREKFSGIAET, encoded by the coding sequence ATGAGCTACGACCCCCGCCAGCTTTCTGATGAAGAGCTGGTGCATCGTGCCCATTCCGAACTGTTTCATATAACGCGTGCCTACGAAGAGCTGATGCGGCGATATCAGCGGACTCTTTTTAATGTATGCGCCCGCTATTTGGGAAACGACCGAGACGCTGATGACGTTTGCCAAGAGGTAATGCTGAAGGTTCTGTACGGATTGAAAAACTTCGAGGGCAAGTCGAAGTTCAAGACATGGCTTTATAGCATTACTTATAACGAGTGTATTACGCAGTATCGGAAAGAGCGTCGCAAACGCCGCCTGCTCGATGCGCTGAGTCTCGATCCGGTTGATGAGGCGTCGGACGAAAAAACGCCGGTTATTGAAGAGAAGCCCGGGCTAGACAAGTGGCTTGTCCATGTGAACCAGATTGACCGAGAGATTCTCGTTCTGCGTTTCGTTGCGGAATTAGAGTTTCAAGAGATCGCAGATATCATGCACATGGGTTTAAGCGCAACGAAAATGCGTTACAAGCGCGCACTGGATAAATTACGCGAAAAATTTTCGGGAATCGCTGAAACTTAA
- the rraA gene encoding ribonuclease E activity regulator RraA: MQYVTPDLCDAYPELVQVVEPIFSNFGGRDSFGGEIVTIKCFEDNSLVKEQVDTDGTGKVLVVDGGGSLRRALLGDMLAEKAARNGWEGLVIYGCIRDVDVIAQTELGVQALATHPMKTDKRGIGDLNVPVTFCGVTFRPGEYVYADNNGIVVSPEALKMPG; the protein is encoded by the coding sequence ATGCAATACGTCACCCCAGATCTATGCGACGCCTACCCTGAGTTGGTGCAGGTGGTTGAGCCAATCTTCAGTAACTTCGGTGGCCGCGACTCCTTTGGGGGTGAGATCGTGACCATTAAGTGCTTTGAAGACAATTCACTGGTGAAGGAGCAGGTCGATACTGACGGCACCGGCAAGGTGCTGGTAGTCGATGGGGGAGGCTCGCTGCGCCGTGCGTTGCTTGGGGACATGCTCGCCGAGAAGGCGGCGCGCAATGGCTGGGAAGGCTTGGTCATCTATGGATGCATTCGCGACGTAGACGTCATCGCCCAGACTGAGTTGGGCGTGCAAGCGCTGGCGACTCATCCCATGAAAACTGACAAACGCGGTATTGGTGATCTCAATGTGCCCGTAACGTTCTGTGGGGTTACATTTCGTCCCGGTGAATACGTCTATGCCGATAACAACGGCATTGTCGTCTCACCTGAAGCGCTTAAGATGCCGGGCTGA
- a CDS encoding UDP-2,3-diacylglucosamine diphosphatase, producing the protein MILLISDLHLEEKRPDITRAFLRFLESRATHADALYILGDFFEVWVGDDGMTPYQHEIAEALNTLSQHGTRIYLMHGNRDFMIGKAFCREAGCTLLSDPHIAQFGGERVLLMHGDSLCTRDEGYMRLRRLLRNPISLFILHHLSLSKRQKLAQKLRSSSKTETRMKASDIIDVTPAEVVSIMQHHGVRKLIHGHTHRPAIHTLELAGDQAQRIVLGDWDRKGWVLQVDQTGFNQTSFDLS; encoded by the coding sequence TTGATCCTGCTGATTTCTGATCTGCATCTCGAAGAGAAACGCCCGGACATCACCCGGGCGTTTCTTCGTTTCCTTGAATCCCGTGCCACCCATGCCGACGCCCTCTACATACTGGGTGACTTTTTCGAAGTTTGGGTGGGCGATGACGGCATGACGCCTTATCAACATGAGATAGCCGAGGCGCTGAACACGCTAAGCCAGCACGGGACTCGAATCTACCTGATGCATGGCAATCGCGACTTCATGATCGGCAAAGCGTTCTGTCGCGAGGCCGGCTGCACGCTATTGTCCGATCCGCATATCGCACAGTTTGGGGGAGAACGCGTGTTGCTGATGCACGGCGACAGCCTATGCACACGCGATGAAGGCTATATGCGACTAAGACGCTTGCTGCGCAATCCGATAAGCCTGTTCATTCTGCACCACCTCTCCCTAAGCAAACGTCAGAAGTTGGCACAGAAGCTCCGTTCGAGCAGCAAGACGGAAACGCGCATGAAAGCCAGTGACATTATTGATGTCACGCCCGCTGAAGTAGTCAGCATCATGCAACATCATGGCGTCCGGAAACTCATCCACGGCCATACACACCGGCCAGCGATTCACACCCTGGAACTAGCCGGTGACCAGGCGCAACGCATCGTGCTGGGTGATTGGGATCGCAAGGGTTGGGTGCTGCAAGTCGACCAGACCGGCTTTAACCAGACATCGTTCGACCTGAGCTGA
- a CDS encoding universal stress protein, producing the protein MQAIRCILVVIDPKLTENLALKRARLIASVSQSQLHLLICDAKQDHGRYLDSLRSELEAQGHVVSTRQAWHENLHQTIITVQQAEGCGLVIKQHVADNPLKRALLTPDDWKLLRYCPCPVLMVKTEAPWTGGNILAAVDVGNADIEHRTLHSSIINHGYEIAALAEGTLHVISAHPSAMLSAADPAFQLKETIEKRYRDACRQFQSEYDIPDGQLHIEEGPADALIPRVCHQLQAVVTVIGTVARTGFSGALMGNTAEVVLDTLESDVLVLKPIDIIDHLEELVARR; encoded by the coding sequence ATGCAAGCCATACGCTGTATCCTCGTGGTAATCGACCCGAAACTAACCGAGAACCTTGCGCTTAAACGAGCGCGACTGATCGCCAGCGTTAGCCAATCCCAGCTGCACCTGCTGATCTGCGATGCCAAACAGGACCACGGCCGCTACCTGGACAGCCTGCGTTCAGAGCTTGAGGCTCAAGGACATGTGGTCTCGACACGCCAGGCCTGGCACGAGAATCTGCATCAAACAATCATTACCGTTCAACAGGCCGAGGGCTGCGGCCTGGTGATCAAGCAGCATGTTGCGGACAACCCGCTGAAACGGGCACTGCTTACCCCCGATGACTGGAAACTGTTGCGCTACTGCCCGTGCCCGGTGCTGATGGTCAAGACCGAAGCGCCCTGGACCGGAGGCAATATCCTGGCGGCAGTTGACGTGGGGAATGCGGACATCGAGCACCGCACACTACACTCCAGCATCATTAATCATGGGTATGAAATCGCCGCACTCGCCGAAGGTACGCTGCATGTCATCAGTGCCCATCCTTCTGCGATGCTATCCGCTGCGGATCCCGCGTTTCAGTTGAAGGAGACGATCGAAAAACGCTACCGAGATGCTTGCCGCCAATTCCAGTCCGAGTACGACATCCCGGACGGGCAGCTGCATATCGAAGAAGGTCCAGCAGACGCCCTGATCCCCCGCGTATGTCACCAGTTACAGGCTGTCGTTACGGTCATCGGCACGGTCGCTCGCACCGGCTTCTCTGGCGCACTGATGGGTAATACCGCAGAAGTCGTGCTCGATACACTTGAAAGCGACGTCCTGGTCCTCAAACCAATAGACATCATCGACCACTTGGAGGAGCTGGTTGCGCGTCGCTAA